GATTTAGAGCTATTGGAGCAAAGGGAGTAATTTTAAAATTGTGCCACCCTTTCTCATCAGTGTAATCCATTACAAACATATAGTCAGTAAAGTATTTTCCAAATCCTAACTCATTGTCACTTGGTTTCTCCTTTAAGGTTTTTGTTTCCTCAAATGTTACTTGCATAAAATCTCCTCCTAAAATGTCTTTCTTACTAAAATTTTAGTAATAAAAAAACAGCCCAGTTAGGCTGTTAAATTTTTCTAAAATCTTAATTATATTATTTTCCCCATTAAAAATATAAACCAAAACTAATTAAATAAATTTATATTCTTTAAAAAATAGGTACGAAAAGATACTAGAAATATTACCTAACATAAAAATTTGTCTATTCAGTTTTTTCATCTTGAGTATTATGTATATGACAAATATTATGCTAAGTATTATAAATAACATCTTTGTGACCTCCTTTGATTTATATGATTGAAGTAAGTATATACTTATTTTTTAAAAAAATCAAGTTTTTTTTGAAAAATTTTAAATCAAAAGTAGTTGAAAGATTACGAACTCTCTATTTTTTCCAAACCAATTTAAAATCTCTTTTATAGAAAGCCATTCCCACATAGTAGATATTCTCTATTCCTCTCTCCCTTAGCTCTACATCATATCTATTTTTTATTATCTGACTAAGAGCCTCTTCACTCTCTTTCTCTAAAGATTTTTCACTATTTGGAGCTTTGAATTCTATCACAAATCCATTTTTTCTCTTATCCTTTGGTTCAAGAACCAAGTCAAATCTTCCTCTTCCAGCTTCTTTATTAGAACGAACATAATACTCTCTTCTCAGTGCCAACATCATTCCTAAGATAAACACATGATAATATCCCTCATCAGCATTAGCAGAAAAATCAAAACAACTTACATTTGTCAGTAAGATTTTTTCTAACTCATAGGAAAAATTTTCAAAGTCTCCATCTAAGAAATATCTTAGGACACTGTCAAAGTCATCTCTACCACCTAAGAAAGACTTTATAAAATCTCTCTCAAAGAAATAGTGTACCTCTTCATTTGGGATTTTTAAGCTATACTTATCATAATCTATCTCTTTCACAGGTGTGAGATATCCAGCATTAGTCAGTAGATACCATATCTGTTCTGTATTTCTCAATTCATTGAAATTTGAATATATATCGATGGTTTTTTCTATTACTCCACCTTGAAAAAGTTTAGAAAGCTCCTTAAAAATTGAATTATTTGCTTCTTTTAAAATCTTATTGATAAGGGTATTACTTGAGGTATTTACCCAATATGGCATTATCTTTTTACTATCCAAGTAACTTGTGATACTAAATGGATTGTAAACTCTTGTTCCGCCAAAGTTATATCCATTGTACCAAGTCTGTATCTCCTCTAACTTATACTCTATTCCATAATCTCTTAGGGATTGCTCTACCTCTTCCTCTGTAAGTCCAAAATATTGTGAGAAGCTACTCTCTAGGATAGAGTTTACCTTAATATTATTTAGTCCAGAGAAAATATTTTCTTTAGAGATTCTCATTATCCCTGTTACTACTGCTTTTTTTAATGAGAGATTGCCTTTTAAAGCACTACCATACATAGTTGTAAAAAAAGTTTTTATCTTATCATAGTAACCATACTCATAGGCAGAGATTATTGGAGTATCATACTCATCTATCAGTAGAATTACTTCTTGATTGTAGTATTCATATAGACATTTACATAAAAATTTTAAAGAATTACTATAATTAGCTCCAATTTTCTCTTTCCAAATACTATCAAAAATTTCTATTGCTCTCTCATCTAAGTTTTTTCTTAAAAATTTATAGTTATCAAATAATTCTGAAAAATTTCTTCTAAGTTCAGAATACATACTATCTAAATTTTCGGCTTTAATATCTTTAAAAGAAAGAAAAATTACAGGATACTTACCTTGCTCTAAGAATATTTGCGAATTTTCTATATATAGATTACTAAATAATTTTCTATTCTCTTCCCTGTTCTCTATGTTATAGAAATATTTTAGCATCGACATATTTAGAGTTTTCCCAAATCTTCTAGGTCTAGTAATAAGTTGTACTTGTGTTTTATTCTCTTCAACTTCTTCAATAAATTTTGTCTTATCAATATAAAAACAATTTTCTTTTATTATAGTTCCAAAATCATCTATTCCAATTCCAATAGGTTTCATATCCAGTCCCTCCTTTTCTCTCTCTATTAAATTATAACATAAATATATAAGTATTTCTACCTCTTCAAAGATAGACTCATTTCTAATTAAGAAGGGCTTTAAGTAGTTTTATTTTTAAACTCCATATGTTATAATTAGGATAGTATAAATTCAGTAAAAAATATAAATTAGGTGGAAATTATGGGTTAATATCAAATAATAAGAGAAATATGTATGAATCGTTAAAAAAATCTATACAGGAATCTGATGAGATAATAATGAATGTGTCCTTTATAAGAGATTCTGGAATGAAGCTTTTGATTAGGGATTTGAAAGAGGCAAAGGAGAGGGGAAAGAGGATAAAGATTCTCACAAGCGACTATATGAAAGTTACTGAGCCCAATGCCCTTTATAGACTATTAGAGATTGGGGGAGTGAAAATCTTTGACAACCCTCTCAATAAATCTTTCCACCCTAAGAC
Above is a window of Fusobacterium mortiferum ATCC 9817 DNA encoding:
- a CDS encoding AAA family ATPase codes for the protein MKPIGIGIDDFGTIIKENCFYIDKTKFIEEVEENKTQVQLITRPRRFGKTLNMSMLKYFYNIENREENRKLFSNLYIENSQIFLEQGKYPVIFLSFKDIKAENLDSMYSELRRNFSELFDNYKFLRKNLDERAIEIFDSIWKEKIGANYSNSLKFLCKCLYEYYNQEVILLIDEYDTPIISAYEYGYYDKIKTFFTTMYGSALKGNLSLKKAVVTGIMRISKENIFSGLNNIKVNSILESSFSQYFGLTEEEVEQSLRDYGIEYKLEEIQTWYNGYNFGGTRVYNPFSITSYLDSKKIMPYWVNTSSNTLINKILKEANNSIFKELSKLFQGGVIEKTIDIYSNFNELRNTEQIWYLLTNAGYLTPVKEIDYDKYSLKIPNEEVHYFFERDFIKSFLGGRDDFDSVLRYFLDGDFENFSYELEKILLTNVSCFDFSANADEGYYHVFILGMMLALRREYYVRSNKEAGRGRFDLVLEPKDKRKNGFVIEFKAPNSEKSLEKESEEALSQIIKNRYDVELRERGIENIYYVGMAFYKRDFKLVWKK
- a CDS encoding phospholipase D-like domain-containing protein, whose product is MYESLKKSIQESDEIIMNVSFIRDSGMKLLIRDLKEAKERGKRIKILTSDYMKVTEPNALYRLLEIGGVKIFDNPLNKSFHPKTYIFRRKDDFEIYVGSSNISYSALISGVEWNYKLCKWTK